One window from the genome of Panulirus ornatus isolate Po-2019 chromosome 26, ASM3632096v1, whole genome shotgun sequence encodes:
- the LOC139757407 gene encoding uncharacterized protein isoform X6 yields MNHYKLDTFVVVCGVFLVTMATALLFRALENEELRLLSLLRKRHREAHSLYVPFFGQVEYKDFTAPVEIGSDLRHLVRNVLTLRDMASEPSVWTICLDLLKGVLRKEVLLSWQVGMAVGLLLLVALIKILLRCVRARRCKDPVMAKSKEKKMGSGKKNASSPTAPVSVKDDKEAVQSGKKNRKAPAQSREVPALCDEAQEVKSEVVTDDVAEEVKFEVVTDDVAEEVKSGNDVVRKKKARTRRKNRAPAEAGKGVKSEVVTDDVAQEVKSEVVTDDVAQEVKFEVVTDDVAQEVKSGNDVVRKKKARTRRKNRAPAQAGKEVKSEVVTDDVAQEVKSEVVTDDVAQEVKSEVVTDDVAQEVKSGNDVVRKKKAKTRRKNRAPAEAGKGVKSEVVTDDVAQEVKSEVVTDDVAQEVKFEVVTDDVAQEVKSGNDVVRKKKARTRRKNRAPAQAGKEVKSEVVTDDVAQEVKSEVVTDDVAQEVKSEVVTDDVAEEVKFEVVTDDVAEEVKSGNDVVRKKKARTRRKNRAPDVSQKVKSGNDVVRKKKARTRRKNRAPAQAGKEVESEVVTDDVAQEVKFEVVTDDVAEEVKSGNDVVHKKKARTRRKNRAPAEAGKEVKSEVVTDGVAEEVKFEVVTDDVAREVKSGNDVVRKKKARTRRKNRAPAEAGKEVKSEVVTDDVAEEVKSEVVTDDVAQEVKSGNDVVRKKKARTRRKNRAPDVSQKVKSEVVTDDVAEEVKSEVVTDDVAQEVKSGNDVVRKKKARTRRKNRAPDVSQKVKSEVVTDDVAEEVKSEVVTDDVAQEVKSGNDVVRKKKARTRRKNRAPDVSQKVKSKVVTDVVAEEVKSEAVVSGDDWAEDTEGFWRLD; encoded by the exons ATGAATCATTATAAATTAGACACGTTtgtagttgtgtgtggtgtgtttctgGTGACGATGGCGACCGCCCTGTTGTTCAGGGCCCTGGAGAATGAGGAGTTGAGGCTGCTTTCCCTCCTGAGGAAGAGACACAGGGAGGCTCACTCCCTCTACGTCCCTTTCTTCGGACAGGTGGAGTACAAAGACTTCACTGCCCCAGTTGAGATCGGCTCAGACTTGAGACATTTAGTGCGGAATGTACTGACCTTGAGGGACATGGCGTCCGAGCCCAGCGTATGGACAATCTGCCTCGACCTCCTCAAGGGCGTGCTACGGAAGGAGGTCCTCCTGTCCTGGCAGGTGGGCATGGCCGTCGGGTTGCTTCTCCTGGTGGCGCTAATAAAGATACTCCTGAGGTGTGTGCGCGCCAGGAGATGCAAGGACCCCGTCATGGCCAAGAGCAAGGAGAAGAAGATGGGGTCTGGTAAGAAGAACGCCAGCAGCCCTACAGCTCCGGTTTCTGTTAAGGACGACAAGGAAGCCGTTCAGAGTGGTAAAAAGAACAGGAAGGCCCCAGCTCAGAGTAGGGAAGTTCCAGCTTTGTGTGATGAGgcccaagaggtgaagtctgaagttgtgactgatgatgtagccgaagaggtgaagtttgaagttgtgactgatgatgtagccgaagaggtgaagtctggcaACGACGTAGTTCGTAAGAAGAAGGCCAGAACTCGTCGGAAGAACAGAGCTCCAGCTGAGGCCGGAAAGggggtgaagtctgaagttgtgactgatgatgtagcccaagaggtgaagtctgaagttgtgactgatgatgtggcccaagaggtgaagtttgaagttgtgactgatgatgtagcccaagaggtgaagtctggcAACGACGTAGTTCGTAAGAAGAAGGCCAGAACTCGTCGGAAGAACAGAGCTCCAGCTCAGGCCGGAaaggaggtgaagtctgaagttgtgactgatgatgtagcccaagaggtgaagtctgaagttgtgactgatgatgtggcccaagaggtgaagtctgaagttgtgactgatgatgtcgcccaagaggtgaagtctggcAACGACGTAGTTCGTAAGAAGAAGGCCAAAACTCGTCGGAAGAACAGAGCTCCAGCTGAGGCCGGAAAGggggtgaagtctgaagttgtgactgatgatgtagcccaagaggtgaagtctgaagttgtgactgatgatgtggcccaagaggtgaagtttgaagttgtgactgatgatgtagcccaagaggtgaagtctggcAACGACGTAGTTCGTAAGAAGAAGGCCAGAACTCGTCGGAAGAACAGAGCTCCAGCTCAGGCCGGAaaggaggtgaagtctgaagttgtgactgatgatgtagcccaagaggtgaagtctgaagttgtgactgatgatgtggcccaagag gtgaagtctgaagttgtgactgatgatgtagccgaagaggtgaagtttgaagttgtgactgatgatgtagccgaagaggtgaagtctggcaACGACGTAGTTCGTAAGAAGAAGGCCAGAACTCGTCGGAAGAACAGAGCTCCAGATGTGTCCCAAAAG gtgaagtctggcaACGACGTAGTTCGTAAGAAGAAGGCCAGAACTCGTCGGAAGAACAGAGCTCCAGCTCAGGCCGGAAaggaggtggagtctgaagttgtgactgatgatgtagcccaagaggtgaagtttgaagttgtgactgatgatgtagccgaagaggtgaagtctggcaACGACGTAGTTCATAAGAAGAAGGCCAGAACTCGTAGGAAGAACAGAGCTCCAGCTGAGGCCGGAaaggaggtgaagtctgaagttgtgactgatggtgtagccgaagaggtgaagtttgaagttgtgactgatgatgtagcccgaGAGGTGAAGTCTGGCAACGACGTAGTTCGTAAGAAGAAGGCCAGAACTCGTCGGAAGAACAGAGCTCCAGCTGAGGCCGGAaaggaggtgaagtctgaagttgtgactgatgatgtagccgaagaggtgaagtctgaagttgtgactgatgatgtggcccaagaggtgaagtctggcAACGACGTAGTTCGTAAAAAGAAGGCCAGAACTCGTCGGAAGAACAGAGCTCCAGATGTGTcccaaaaggtgaagtctgaagttgtgactgatgatgtagccgaagaggtgaagtctgaagttgtgactgatgatgtggcccaagaggtgaagtctggcAACGACGTAGTTCGTAAGAAGAAGGCCAGAACTCGTCGGAAGAACAGAGCTCCAGATGTGTcccaaaaggtgaagtctgaagttgtgactgatgatgtagccgaagaggtgaagtctgaagttgtgactgatgatgtggcccaagaggtgaagtctggcAACGACGTAGTTCGTAAGAAGAAGGCCAGAACTCGTCGGAAGAACAGAGCTCCAGATGTGTCCCAAAAGGTGAAGTCTAAAGTTGTGACTGATgttgtagccgaagaggtgaagtctgaggctgtagtgtctggtgatgactgggcggaggatacCGAAGGTTTCTGGCGTCTTGATTGA
- the LOC139757407 gene encoding uncharacterized protein isoform X1 — protein sequence MNHYKLDTFVVVCGVFLVTMATALLFRALENEELRLLSLLRKRHREAHSLYVPFFGQVEYKDFTAPVEIGSDLRHLVRNVLTLRDMASEPSVWTICLDLLKGVLRKEVLLSWQVGMAVGLLLLVALIKILLRCVRARRCKDPVMAKSKEKKMGSGKKNASSPTAPVSVKDDKEAVQSGKKNRKAPAQSREVPALCDEAQEVKSEVVTDDVAEEVKFEVVTDDVAEEVKSGNDVVRKKKARTRRKNRAPAEAGKGVKSEVVTDDVAQEVKSEVVTDDVAQEVKFEVVTDDVAQEVKSGNDVVRKKKARTRRKNRAPAQAGKEVKSEVVTDDVAQEVKSEVVTDDVAQEVKSEVVTDDVAQEVKSGNDVVRKKKAKTRRKNRAPAEAGKGVKSEVVTDDVAQEVKSEVVTDDVAQEVKFEVVTDDVAQEVKSGNDVVRKKKARTRRKNRAPAQAGKEVKSEVVTDDVAQEVKSEVVTDDVAQEVKSGNDVVRKKARTRRKNRAPAEAGKEVTSEVVTDDVAEEVKSEVVTDDVAQEVKSGNDVVRKKKARTRRKNRAPAQAGKEVKSEVVTDDVAEEVKFEVVTDDVAEEVKSGNDVVRKKKARTRRKNRAPDVSQKVKSGNDVVRKKKARTRRKNRAPAQAGKEVESEVVTDDVAQEVKFEVVTDDVAEEVKSGNDVVHKKKARTRRKNRAPAEAGKEVKSEVVTDGVAEEVKFEVVTDDVAREVKSGNDVVRKKKARTRRKNRAPAEAGKEVKSEVVTDDVAEEVKSEVVTDDVAQEVKSGNDVVRKKKARTRRKNRAPDVSQKVKSEVVTDDVAEEVKSEVVTDDVAQEVKSGNDVVRKKKARTRRKNRAPDVSQKVKSEVVTDDVAEEVKSEVVTDDVAQEVKSGNDVVRKKKARTRRKNRAPDVSQKVKSKVVTDVVAEEVKSEAVVSGDDWAEDTEGFWRLD from the exons ATGAATCATTATAAATTAGACACGTTtgtagttgtgtgtggtgtgtttctgGTGACGATGGCGACCGCCCTGTTGTTCAGGGCCCTGGAGAATGAGGAGTTGAGGCTGCTTTCCCTCCTGAGGAAGAGACACAGGGAGGCTCACTCCCTCTACGTCCCTTTCTTCGGACAGGTGGAGTACAAAGACTTCACTGCCCCAGTTGAGATCGGCTCAGACTTGAGACATTTAGTGCGGAATGTACTGACCTTGAGGGACATGGCGTCCGAGCCCAGCGTATGGACAATCTGCCTCGACCTCCTCAAGGGCGTGCTACGGAAGGAGGTCCTCCTGTCCTGGCAGGTGGGCATGGCCGTCGGGTTGCTTCTCCTGGTGGCGCTAATAAAGATACTCCTGAGGTGTGTGCGCGCCAGGAGATGCAAGGACCCCGTCATGGCCAAGAGCAAGGAGAAGAAGATGGGGTCTGGTAAGAAGAACGCCAGCAGCCCTACAGCTCCGGTTTCTGTTAAGGACGACAAGGAAGCCGTTCAGAGTGGTAAAAAGAACAGGAAGGCCCCAGCTCAGAGTAGGGAAGTTCCAGCTTTGTGTGATGAGgcccaagaggtgaagtctgaagttgtgactgatgatgtagccgaagaggtgaagtttgaagttgtgactgatgatgtagccgaagaggtgaagtctggcaACGACGTAGTTCGTAAGAAGAAGGCCAGAACTCGTCGGAAGAACAGAGCTCCAGCTGAGGCCGGAAAGggggtgaagtctgaagttgtgactgatgatgtagcccaagaggtgaagtctgaagttgtgactgatgatgtggcccaagaggtgaagtttgaagttgtgactgatgatgtagcccaagaggtgaagtctggcAACGACGTAGTTCGTAAGAAGAAGGCCAGAACTCGTCGGAAGAACAGAGCTCCAGCTCAGGCCGGAaaggaggtgaagtctgaagttgtgactgatgatgtagcccaagaggtgaagtctgaagttgtgactgatgatgtggcccaagaggtgaagtctgaagttgtgactgatgatgtcgcccaagaggtgaagtctggcAACGACGTAGTTCGTAAGAAGAAGGCCAAAACTCGTCGGAAGAACAGAGCTCCAGCTGAGGCCGGAAAGggggtgaagtctgaagttgtgactgatgatgtagcccaagaggtgaagtctgaagttgtgactgatgatgtggcccaagaggtgaagtttgaagttgtgactgatgatgtagcccaagaggtgaagtctggcAACGACGTAGTTCGTAAGAAGAAGGCCAGAACTCGTCGGAAGAACAGAGCTCCAGCTCAGGCCGGAaaggaggtgaagtctgaagttgtgactgatgatgtagcccaagaggtgaagtctgaagttgtgactgatgatgtggcccaagaggtgaagtctggcAACGACGTAGTTCGTAAGAAGGCCAGAACTCGTCGGAAGAACAGAGCCCCAGCTGAGGCCGGAAAGGAGGTGacgtctgaagttgtgactgatgatgtagccgaagaggtgaagtctgaagttgtgactgatgatgtggcccaagaggtgaagtctggcAACGACGTAGTTCGTAAGAAGAAGGCCAGAACTCGTCGGAAGAACAGAGCTCCAGCTCAGGCCGGAaaggaggtgaagtctgaagttgtgactgatgatgtagccgaagaggtgaagtttgaagttgtgactgatgatgtagccgaagaggtgaagtctggcaACGACGTAGTTCGTAAGAAGAAGGCCAGAACTCGTCGGAAGAACAGAGCTCCAGATGTGTCCCAAAAG gtgaagtctggcaACGACGTAGTTCGTAAGAAGAAGGCCAGAACTCGTCGGAAGAACAGAGCTCCAGCTCAGGCCGGAAaggaggtggagtctgaagttgtgactgatgatgtagcccaagaggtgaagtttgaagttgtgactgatgatgtagccgaagaggtgaagtctggcaACGACGTAGTTCATAAGAAGAAGGCCAGAACTCGTAGGAAGAACAGAGCTCCAGCTGAGGCCGGAaaggaggtgaagtctgaagttgtgactgatggtgtagccgaagaggtgaagtttgaagttgtgactgatgatgtagcccgaGAGGTGAAGTCTGGCAACGACGTAGTTCGTAAGAAGAAGGCCAGAACTCGTCGGAAGAACAGAGCTCCAGCTGAGGCCGGAaaggaggtgaagtctgaagttgtgactgatgatgtagccgaagaggtgaagtctgaagttgtgactgatgatgtggcccaagaggtgaagtctggcAACGACGTAGTTCGTAAAAAGAAGGCCAGAACTCGTCGGAAGAACAGAGCTCCAGATGTGTcccaaaaggtgaagtctgaagttgtgactgatgatgtagccgaagaggtgaagtctgaagttgtgactgatgatgtggcccaagaggtgaagtctggcAACGACGTAGTTCGTAAGAAGAAGGCCAGAACTCGTCGGAAGAACAGAGCTCCAGATGTGTcccaaaaggtgaagtctgaagttgtgactgatgatgtagccgaagaggtgaagtctgaagttgtgactgatgatgtggcccaagaggtgaagtctggcAACGACGTAGTTCGTAAGAAGAAGGCCAGAACTCGTCGGAAGAACAGAGCTCCAGATGTGTCCCAAAAGGTGAAGTCTAAAGTTGTGACTGATgttgtagccgaagaggtgaagtctgaggctgtagtgtctggtgatgactgggcggaggatacCGAAGGTTTCTGGCGTCTTGATTGA
- the LOC139757407 gene encoding uncharacterized protein isoform X4, which produces MNHYKLDTFVVVCGVFLVTMATALLFRALENEELRLLSLLRKRHREAHSLYVPFFGQVEYKDFTAPVEIGSDLRHLVRNVLTLRDMASEPSVWTICLDLLKGVLRKEVLLSWQVGMAVGLLLLVALIKILLRCVRARRCKDPVMAKSKEKKMGSGKKNASSPTAPVSVKDDKEAVQSGKKNRKAPAQSREVPALCDEAQEVKSEVVTDDVAEEVKFEVVTDDVAEEVKSGNDVVRKKKARTRRKNRAPAEAGKGVKSEVVTDDVAQEVKSEVVTDDVAQEVKFEVVTDDVAQEVKSGNDVVRKKKARTRRKNRAPAQAGKEVKSEVVTDDVAQEVKFEVVTDDVAQEVKSGNDVVRKKKARTRRKNRAPAQAGKEVKSEVVTDDVAQEVKSEVVTDDVAQEVKSGNDVVRKKARTRRKNRAPAEAGKEVTSEVVTDDVAEEVKSEVVTDDVAQEVKSGNDVVRKKKARTRRKNRAPAQAGKEVKSEVVTDDVAEEVKFEVVTDDVAEEVKSGNDVVRKKKARTRRKNRAPDVSQKVKSGNDVVRKKKARTRRKNRAPAQAGKEVESEVVTDDVAQEVKFEVVTDDVAEEVKSGNDVVHKKKARTRRKNRAPAEAGKEVKSEVVTDGVAEEVKFEVVTDDVAREVKSGNDVVRKKKARTRRKNRAPAEAGKEVKSEVVTDDVAEEVKSEVVTDDVAQEVKSGNDVVRKKKARTRRKNRAPDVSQKVKSEVVTDDVAEEVKSEVVTDDVAQEVKSGNDVVRKKKARTRRKNRAPDVSQKVKSEVVTDDVAEEVKSEVVTDDVAQEVKSGNDVVRKKKARTRRKNRAPDVSQKVKSKVVTDVVAEEVKSEAVVSGDDWAEDTEGFWRLD; this is translated from the exons ATGAATCATTATAAATTAGACACGTTtgtagttgtgtgtggtgtgtttctgGTGACGATGGCGACCGCCCTGTTGTTCAGGGCCCTGGAGAATGAGGAGTTGAGGCTGCTTTCCCTCCTGAGGAAGAGACACAGGGAGGCTCACTCCCTCTACGTCCCTTTCTTCGGACAGGTGGAGTACAAAGACTTCACTGCCCCAGTTGAGATCGGCTCAGACTTGAGACATTTAGTGCGGAATGTACTGACCTTGAGGGACATGGCGTCCGAGCCCAGCGTATGGACAATCTGCCTCGACCTCCTCAAGGGCGTGCTACGGAAGGAGGTCCTCCTGTCCTGGCAGGTGGGCATGGCCGTCGGGTTGCTTCTCCTGGTGGCGCTAATAAAGATACTCCTGAGGTGTGTGCGCGCCAGGAGATGCAAGGACCCCGTCATGGCCAAGAGCAAGGAGAAGAAGATGGGGTCTGGTAAGAAGAACGCCAGCAGCCCTACAGCTCCGGTTTCTGTTAAGGACGACAAGGAAGCCGTTCAGAGTGGTAAAAAGAACAGGAAGGCCCCAGCTCAGAGTAGGGAAGTTCCAGCTTTGTGTGATGAGgcccaagaggtgaagtctgaagttgtgactgatgatgtagccgaagaggtgaagtttgaagttgtgactgatgatgtagccgaagaggtgaagtctggcaACGACGTAGTTCGTAAGAAGAAGGCCAGAACTCGTCGGAAGAACAGAGCTCCAGCTGAGGCCGGAAAGggggtgaagtctgaagttgtgactgatgatgtagcccaagaggtgaagtctgaagttgtgactgatgatgtggcccaagaggtgaagtttgaagttgtgactgatgatgtagcccaagaggtgaagtctggcAACGACGTAGTTCGTAAGAAGAAGGCCAGAACTCGTCGGAAGAACAGAGCTCCAGCTCAGGCCGGAaaggaggtgaagtctgaagttgtgactgatgatgtagcccaagag gtgaagtttgaagttgtgactgatgatgtagcccaagaggtgaagtctggcAACGACGTAGTTCGTAAGAAGAAGGCCAGAACTCGTCGGAAGAACAGAGCTCCAGCTCAGGCCGGAaaggaggtgaagtctgaagttgtgactgatgatgtagcccaagaggtgaagtctgaagttgtgactgatgatgtggcccaagaggtgaagtctggcAACGACGTAGTTCGTAAGAAGGCCAGAACTCGTCGGAAGAACAGAGCCCCAGCTGAGGCCGGAAAGGAGGTGacgtctgaagttgtgactgatgatgtagccgaagaggtgaagtctgaagttgtgactgatgatgtggcccaagaggtgaagtctggcAACGACGTAGTTCGTAAGAAGAAGGCCAGAACTCGTCGGAAGAACAGAGCTCCAGCTCAGGCCGGAaaggaggtgaagtctgaagttgtgactgatgatgtagccgaagaggtgaagtttgaagttgtgactgatgatgtagccgaagaggtgaagtctggcaACGACGTAGTTCGTAAGAAGAAGGCCAGAACTCGTCGGAAGAACAGAGCTCCAGATGTGTCCCAAAAG gtgaagtctggcaACGACGTAGTTCGTAAGAAGAAGGCCAGAACTCGTCGGAAGAACAGAGCTCCAGCTCAGGCCGGAAaggaggtggagtctgaagttgtgactgatgatgtagcccaagaggtgaagtttgaagttgtgactgatgatgtagccgaagaggtgaagtctggcaACGACGTAGTTCATAAGAAGAAGGCCAGAACTCGTAGGAAGAACAGAGCTCCAGCTGAGGCCGGAaaggaggtgaagtctgaagttgtgactgatggtgtagccgaagaggtgaagtttgaagttgtgactgatgatgtagcccgaGAGGTGAAGTCTGGCAACGACGTAGTTCGTAAGAAGAAGGCCAGAACTCGTCGGAAGAACAGAGCTCCAGCTGAGGCCGGAaaggaggtgaagtctgaagttgtgactgatgatgtagccgaagaggtgaagtctgaagttgtgactgatgatgtggcccaagaggtgaagtctggcAACGACGTAGTTCGTAAAAAGAAGGCCAGAACTCGTCGGAAGAACAGAGCTCCAGATGTGTcccaaaaggtgaagtctgaagttgtgactgatgatgtagccgaagaggtgaagtctgaagttgtgactgatgatgtggcccaagaggtgaagtctggcAACGACGTAGTTCGTAAGAAGAAGGCCAGAACTCGTCGGAAGAACAGAGCTCCAGATGTGTcccaaaaggtgaagtctgaagttgtgactgatgatgtagccgaagaggtgaagtctgaagttgtgactgatgatgtggcccaagaggtgaagtctggcAACGACGTAGTTCGTAAGAAGAAGGCCAGAACTCGTCGGAAGAACAGAGCTCCAGATGTGTCCCAAAAGGTGAAGTCTAAAGTTGTGACTGATgttgtagccgaagaggtgaagtctgaggctgtagtgtctggtgatgactgggcggaggatacCGAAGGTTTCTGGCGTCTTGATTGA
- the LOC139757407 gene encoding uncharacterized protein isoform X5: MNHYKLDTFVVVCGVFLVTMATALLFRALENEELRLLSLLRKRHREAHSLYVPFFGQVEYKDFTAPVEIGSDLRHLVRNVLTLRDMASEPSVWTICLDLLKGVLRKEVLLSWQVGMAVGLLLLVALIKILLRCVRARRCKDPVMAKSKEKKMGSGKKNASSPTAPVSVKDDKEAVQSGKKNRKAPAQSREVPALCDEAQEVKSEVVTDDVAEEVKFEVVTDDVAEEVKSGNDVVRKKKARTRRKNRAPAEAGKGVKSEVVTDDVAQEVKSEVVTDDVAQEVKFEVVTDDVAQEVKSGNDVVRKKKARTRRKNRAPAQAGKEVKSEVVTDDVAQEVKSEVVTDDVAQEVKSGNDVVRKKKARTRRKNRAPAQAGKEVKSEVVTDDVAQEVKSEVVTDDVAQEVKSGNDVVRKKARTRRKNRAPAEAGKEVTSEVVTDDVAEEVKSEVVTDDVAQEVKSGNDVVRKKKARTRRKNRAPAQAGKEVKSEVVTDDVAEEVKFEVVTDDVAEEVKSGNDVVRKKKARTRRKNRAPDVSQKVKSGNDVVRKKKARTRRKNRAPAQAGKEVESEVVTDDVAQEVKFEVVTDDVAEEVKSGNDVVHKKKARTRRKNRAPAEAGKEVKSEVVTDGVAEEVKFEVVTDDVAREVKSGNDVVRKKKARTRRKNRAPAEAGKEVKSEVVTDDVAEEVKSEVVTDDVAQEVKSGNDVVRKKKARTRRKNRAPDVSQKVKSEVVTDDVAEEVKSEVVTDDVAQEVKSGNDVVRKKKARTRRKNRAPDVSQKVKSEVVTDDVAEEVKSEVVTDDVAQEVKSGNDVVRKKKARTRRKNRAPDVSQKVKSKVVTDVVAEEVKSEAVVSGDDWAEDTEGFWRLD, from the exons ATGAATCATTATAAATTAGACACGTTtgtagttgtgtgtggtgtgtttctgGTGACGATGGCGACCGCCCTGTTGTTCAGGGCCCTGGAGAATGAGGAGTTGAGGCTGCTTTCCCTCCTGAGGAAGAGACACAGGGAGGCTCACTCCCTCTACGTCCCTTTCTTCGGACAGGTGGAGTACAAAGACTTCACTGCCCCAGTTGAGATCGGCTCAGACTTGAGACATTTAGTGCGGAATGTACTGACCTTGAGGGACATGGCGTCCGAGCCCAGCGTATGGACAATCTGCCTCGACCTCCTCAAGGGCGTGCTACGGAAGGAGGTCCTCCTGTCCTGGCAGGTGGGCATGGCCGTCGGGTTGCTTCTCCTGGTGGCGCTAATAAAGATACTCCTGAGGTGTGTGCGCGCCAGGAGATGCAAGGACCCCGTCATGGCCAAGAGCAAGGAGAAGAAGATGGGGTCTGGTAAGAAGAACGCCAGCAGCCCTACAGCTCCGGTTTCTGTTAAGGACGACAAGGAAGCCGTTCAGAGTGGTAAAAAGAACAGGAAGGCCCCAGCTCAGAGTAGGGAAGTTCCAGCTTTGTGTGATGAGgcccaagaggtgaagtctgaagttgtgactgatgatgtagccgaagaggtgaagtttgaagttgtgactgatgatgtagccgaagaggtgaagtctggcaACGACGTAGTTCGTAAGAAGAAGGCCAGAACTCGTCGGAAGAACAGAGCTCCAGCTGAGGCCGGAAAGggggtgaagtctgaagttgtgactgatgatgtagcccaagaggtgaagtctgaagttgtgactgatgatgtggcccaagaggtgaagtttgaagttgtgactgatgatgtagcccaagaggtgaagtctggcAACGACGTAGTTCGTAAGAAGAAGGCCAGAACTCGTCGGAAGAACAGAGCTCCAGCTCAGGCCGGAaaggaggtgaagtctgaagttgtgactgatgatgtagcccaagaggtgaagtctgaagttgtgactgatgatgtggcccaagag gtgaagtctggcAACGACGTAGTTCGTAAGAAGAAGGCCAGAACTCGTCGGAAGAACAGAGCTCCAGCTCAGGCCGGAaaggaggtgaagtctgaagttgtgactgatgatgtagcccaagaggtgaagtctgaagttgtgactgatgatgtggcccaagaggtgaagtctggcAACGACGTAGTTCGTAAGAAGGCCAGAACTCGTCGGAAGAACAGAGCCCCAGCTGAGGCCGGAAAGGAGGTGacgtctgaagttgtgactgatgatgtagccgaagaggtgaagtctgaagttgtgactgatgatgtggcccaagaggtgaagtctggcAACGACGTAGTTCGTAAGAAGAAGGCCAGAACTCGTCGGAAGAACAGAGCTCCAGCTCAGGCCGGAaaggaggtgaagtctgaagttgtgactgatgatgtagccgaagaggtgaagtttgaagttgtgactgatgatgtagccgaagaggtgaagtctggcaACGACGTAGTTCGTAAGAAGAAGGCCAGAACTCGTCGGAAGAACAGAGCTCCAGATGTGTCCCAAAAG gtgaagtctggcaACGACGTAGTTCGTAAGAAGAAGGCCAGAACTCGTCGGAAGAACAGAGCTCCAGCTCAGGCCGGAAaggaggtggagtctgaagttgtgactgatgatgtagcccaagaggtgaagtttgaagttgtgactgatgatgtagccgaagaggtgaagtctggcaACGACGTAGTTCATAAGAAGAAGGCCAGAACTCGTAGGAAGAACAGAGCTCCAGCTGAGGCCGGAaaggaggtgaagtctgaagttgtgactgatggtgtagccgaagaggtgaagtttgaagttgtgactgatgatgtagcccgaGAGGTGAAGTCTGGCAACGACGTAGTTCGTAAGAAGAAGGCCAGAACTCGTCGGAAGAACAGAGCTCCAGCTGAGGCCGGAaaggaggtgaagtctgaagttgtgactgatgatgtagccgaagaggtgaagtctgaagttgtgactgatgatgtggcccaagaggtgaagtctggcAACGACGTAGTTCGTAAAAAGAAGGCCAGAACTCGTCGGAAGAACAGAGCTCCAGATGTGTcccaaaaggtgaagtctgaagttgtgactgatgatgtagccgaagaggtgaagtctgaagttgtgactgatgatgtggcccaagaggtgaagtctggcAACGACGTAGTTCGTAAGAAGAAGGCCAGAACTCGTCGGAAGAACAGAGCTCCAGATGTGTcccaaaaggtgaagtctgaagttgtgactgatgatgtagccgaagaggtgaagtctgaagttgtgactgatgatgtggcccaagaggtgaagtctggcAACGACGTAGTTCGTAAGAAGAAGGCCAGAACTCGTCGGAAGAACAGAGCTCCAGATGTGTCCCAAAAGGTGAAGTCTAAAGTTGTGACTGATgttgtagccgaagaggtgaagtctgaggctgtagtgtctggtgatgactgggcggaggatacCGAAGGTTTCTGGCGTCTTGATTGA